Proteins encoded within one genomic window of uncultured Desulfobacter sp.:
- a CDS encoding FtsX-like permease family protein — protein MNFSLWLKTAVSFLVENLRTTFILGFLISFAIGTLVFIISLANGISDIMIINSTGMYSGQISGSDLPSRIRTAELKKPFVKAVLQRFQIPGTVIHQDKKRPLDIVAIYPDQEKAHSFFYKKVIAGRFLLKGKKEILLNLETAERIGSRPGDTIIGQIGDHQYKLKVAGIFQTGVDSLDRALAFCPVFESLILPETWQAAIFIKRGTDLSSAMSDFSRSGFKVDRFKPWTQLMPDLTQLLELNDVCVNILVFIVLGVVSLGCAGSFAIFVVSRIKEYGVLRAMGVTGLETGILIYLQVVLMNVIASAVGVLAGMLAVWSFGRSGIDLSVWTSHNRYFAATALIFPRLSIGAVSIPPAVSLGFCFIAAAWPIWLVVSQKTCDIISRG, from the coding sequence ATGAATTTTTCTTTGTGGTTGAAAACAGCGGTTTCTTTCCTGGTAGAGAACCTTCGAACTACTTTTATCTTAGGTTTTTTAATCAGCTTTGCCATCGGAACCCTGGTTTTTATTATCAGCCTTGCCAACGGAATATCGGATATCATGATCATCAATTCGACCGGTATGTATTCCGGCCAAATTTCCGGCAGCGACCTGCCTTCGCGTATCCGTACCGCGGAACTGAAAAAGCCTTTTGTAAAGGCTGTCCTGCAGCGATTCCAAATTCCTGGAACGGTGATCCACCAAGATAAAAAAAGGCCTTTGGATATTGTGGCCATTTATCCGGATCAGGAAAAAGCCCATAGTTTTTTTTACAAAAAGGTCATAGCAGGCAGATTTCTTTTAAAAGGAAAAAAAGAGATTTTATTAAACCTTGAAACTGCGGAAAGAATCGGTTCACGACCGGGCGATACGATCATTGGACAGATTGGCGATCATCAATATAAATTGAAAGTCGCCGGCATTTTTCAGACCGGCGTTGACAGCCTGGACCGAGCCCTGGCCTTTTGTCCTGTATTTGAAAGCCTCATTTTGCCGGAAACATGGCAGGCCGCTATTTTTATTAAAAGAGGAACAGACCTTTCATCTGCAATGTCGGACTTTTCCCGGTCCGGTTTTAAGGTAGACCGATTTAAACCCTGGACTCAATTGATGCCGGATTTGACACAGCTTCTGGAACTTAACGACGTCTGTGTTAACATTCTGGTGTTCATCGTCCTTGGCGTTGTATCGCTTGGGTGCGCCGGTTCGTTTGCGATTTTTGTTGTCAGCCGCATTAAGGAATACGGTGTGCTGCGTGCAATGGGCGTGACAGGACTGGAAACCGGGATATTGATCTATCTGCAGGTGGTTTTAATGAATGTGATCGCCTCGGCAGTCGGTGTGCTGGCCGGAATGCTGGCCGTATGGAGTTTTGGCAGGAGTGGAATTGATCTGTCGGTATGGACGTCTCACAACAGATACTTTGCTGCAACTGCGTTGATCTTTCCCCGATTGAGTATCGGTGCAGTCAGTATTCCACCTGCCGTATCGTTAGGATTTTGTTTTATCGCTGCTGCCTGGCCGATTTGGCTTGTTGTCAGCCAAAAGACCTGTGATATTATATCAAGGGGGTAG
- a CDS encoding ABC transporter ATP-binding protein, with product MIQLQGLSKIYARGNADVTVLSDVSFSVKKGKMALILGKSGSGKTTLLNCIGGLDLPQKGSVNCFGIRVDKLSGRKRNNFRRRQLGFVFQSGNLITSLSARRNVEFPLVLNNCSSARIRNRVDFLLNRLDLEDVADAMPSSLSRGQAQRVAFARGVAHGPGLLLADEPTASLDTRTGLELIRLMNALSKEEKITIIVATHDKEIIPFADFILHLSDGRIKGENE from the coding sequence ATGATTCAGTTACAAGGTCTTTCTAAAATCTATGCCAGGGGCAATGCCGACGTTACTGTTTTGTCTGATGTGTCGTTCAGTGTTAAAAAAGGGAAAATGGCACTGATTTTAGGCAAATCAGGCTCGGGAAAAACAACACTGCTGAACTGTATTGGCGGACTGGATCTGCCGCAAAAGGGAAGCGTGAATTGTTTCGGAATACGGGTGGATAAACTTTCAGGCAGAAAACGGAACAACTTCCGGCGTCGGCAACTGGGTTTTGTTTTTCAATCCGGAAATTTAATAACCAGCCTAAGTGCCAGACGTAATGTTGAATTTCCGCTGGTATTGAACAACTGTTCCAGCGCACGGATTCGAAACCGGGTGGACTTTTTGCTGAACCGCCTTGATCTTGAAGATGTTGCCGATGCAATGCCGTCTTCTCTATCTCGCGGCCAGGCGCAAAGGGTTGCTTTTGCCCGGGGGGTTGCCCATGGCCCGGGGCTGCTTCTGGCAGACGAACCCACGGCCAGCCTGGATACCCGGACCGGGCTCGAACTGATCCGCTTGATGAATGCGCTTTCAAAAGAAGAAAAAATAACAATAATTGTGGCGACCCATGACAAGGAAATAATTCCGTTTGCCGATTTTATTCTGCATCTTTCGGACGGGCGGATAAAAGGAGAAAACGAATGA
- a CDS encoding tetratricopeptide repeat protein, producing MLPDRLSCRLDIGLTYLRQGKFPEVAAEFQKILYIDPTISEVHFNLGLTFHKQQKLHLAESAYRQALAVNPKNVGAHNNLGIGYR from the coding sequence ATGCTTCCGGACCGCCTATCCTGCCGTCTGGATATCGGTCTGACCTACCTCAGGCAAGGAAAGTTCCCCGAAGTTGCCGCTGAGTTTCAGAAGATCCTATACATTGATCCGACAATTTCCGAGGTTCATTTTAATTTGGGGCTTACCTTTCACAAACAGCAAAAGCTCCACCTGGCGGAATCTGCTTACAGGCAGGCCCTGGCGGTCAACCCCAAAAATGTCGGCGCCCATAATAATCTGGGTATAGGATATAGGTAG
- a CDS encoding TetR/AcrR family transcriptional regulator — translation MSVQRVRDPEATKKALLDAAEKEFLEKGFGKSAMSQIARRAGITKSLIHHYFGSKQGLWEEVKARRFEEYYQKQMEMFDQYDLSNRLELLRESVAVYFRFLKKNPEMIRILVWMYLERDQEMCLEKDKKLVEIGGAALEKAQRDGHIRKDIDPRFILFTFIGLCQHWFQDKEHFLSDFASEGLPEDLDEAYLDAVNKILLEGLLPR, via the coding sequence ATGAGCGTTCAACGTGTAAGAGACCCGGAAGCCACGAAAAAAGCACTGTTGGATGCCGCAGAAAAAGAGTTTCTTGAAAAGGGGTTCGGAAAAAGCGCCATGAGCCAGATCGCGCGGCGGGCCGGTATTACAAAAAGTTTGATCCACCATTATTTCGGGTCCAAGCAAGGGCTGTGGGAAGAAGTTAAGGCCCGCCGGTTTGAGGAGTATTATCAAAAGCAGATGGAGATGTTTGACCAATATGATCTCTCCAACAGACTGGAACTGCTCCGGGAATCGGTGGCCGTTTATTTTCGGTTTTTGAAAAAAAATCCCGAGATGATCCGGATACTGGTCTGGATGTATCTGGAGCGGGACCAGGAAATGTGCCTTGAAAAGGATAAAAAGCTGGTGGAAATCGGAGGCGCTGCGCTGGAAAAGGCCCAGCGGGACGGTCATATCCGTAAGGATATTGATCCCCGGTTTATCCTGTTTACGTTTATCGGCCTTTGTCAGCACTGGTTTCAGGATAAGGAGCATTTTTTGAGCGATTTCGCCTCGGAAGGTCTGCCGGAAGATTTGGACGAGGCTTATCTGGATGCCGTCAATAAGATCCTTTTGGAAGGACTTTTGCCGCGATAA
- a CDS encoding efflux RND transporter periplasmic adaptor subunit produces MKTKTRHLHVIFGFIFLGTALALWIWPQKQQAAAFREHITTVGVDKVEKITTRRTIRFSGVTRAVQRAVMAFSIPGRLVNRPVEVGSRVKEGLELARIDVWEYRNMVNMARATVAELNVRASQAGRDRQRIQKLADVQAATAEELEQVTAAADAVNASLSAASAQLDEAKRVLNEATLKAPFAGTVTAVYLEPGEYASPGKPVVELSGDGDIELQVEVPENMVMTLAKGQSVRVVLPMAGGKQVAGRVKSVARAAAAAGRLFPVVAALEPVPGLSAGMTAELVLEVETEGELTVPVKSVLNPGSSRPYVFCLDGEVVRRVAVALRSFSGDRVVVRGGLSRGNRVVVSGHTMLRDGERVRVAL; encoded by the coding sequence ATGAAAACAAAGACCCGGCATCTGCATGTGATTTTCGGATTCATATTTTTGGGGACTGCTTTGGCCTTATGGATATGGCCCCAGAAACAGCAGGCCGCAGCATTCCGGGAACACATCACTACTGTTGGCGTGGACAAGGTGGAGAAGATCACCACCAGGCGGACGATTCGGTTTTCGGGGGTTACCAGAGCCGTTCAACGCGCGGTGATGGCATTTTCCATTCCCGGCCGGTTGGTCAATAGACCGGTGGAAGTGGGATCCCGGGTAAAAGAAGGCCTTGAATTGGCCAGGATTGATGTCTGGGAATACCGGAACATGGTGAACATGGCCCGGGCAACAGTGGCGGAACTGAATGTTCGCGCATCCCAAGCCGGGAGAGATAGGCAACGTATTCAAAAACTGGCAGACGTGCAGGCGGCAACGGCCGAGGAATTGGAGCAGGTAACCGCCGCAGCAGATGCCGTTAATGCGTCGCTTTCGGCAGCAAGTGCCCAGCTGGACGAGGCCAAAAGGGTCTTGAACGAGGCAACGCTCAAGGCCCCCTTTGCCGGAACGGTAACTGCTGTTTATCTGGAACCTGGCGAATATGCCTCTCCGGGTAAACCGGTTGTGGAGTTGTCCGGGGACGGGGATATCGAATTGCAGGTGGAGGTCCCGGAGAACATGGTCATGACGCTGGCGAAAGGGCAATCCGTCCGCGTGGTCCTGCCCATGGCCGGTGGAAAACAGGTCGCCGGGCGGGTCAAATCCGTAGCCCGGGCTGCGGCCGCAGCGGGACGCTTGTTTCCGGTTGTGGCAGCCCTGGAACCGGTACCCGGCCTTTCCGCCGGCATGACCGCAGAATTGGTTCTGGAAGTGGAAACCGAAGGCGAACTCACCGTACCTGTTAAGTCTGTCCTGAATCCGGGTTCCAGCCGCCCGTATGTTTTCTGCCTTGATGGAGAGGTGGTCCGCCGGGTGGCGGTGGCGCTCAGGTCATTCTCGGGTGACCGCGTCGTTGTCCGGGGCGGCCTGTCCAGGGGGAATCGTGTTGTGGTTTCCGGCCATACCATGCTTAGAGACGGTGAAAGGGTGAGGGTGGCATTATGA
- a CDS encoding efflux RND transporter permease subunit, translating to MKIVDAILNQRRLILTLAGVLSIVGAFMWTTMTRQEDPRLPDFWGQIVAAYPGADAETVERLVLEPMEDALAEVSDIKKIEATAYDEIAVVFVELRGGTEDFSEAWDDVREALETAYVEFPDGAAPPSLDDDMMDQDSVVLAVSGDPDPLVLLDAARKLKDGLLALSMVSRVEIVADPGEQVTLDLDDAVARRIGVDAVQMAKLLNARNQIIAGGSLRLEDKTVRLRPLSEFSSVAEIARTQVMLSSGSSIPLGEIARVHLGPEEPATSRMRVNGTRTLGIAIVPRREINLVNFGQAVREKVDAIAPALSPVSIQEVTFQPKRTEARLGELGQSLLLGILIVGGILILAMGLRMGLVVASVVPLVTLSSLAVFAWAGGVLHQVSIASLVLALGMLVDNAIVVAENIQWRLDRGARNGEAAGGAVRELAVPLAGATATTMAAFVPMLIAKGLTAEFTKSIPIVIMLTLSVSYLFALLVTPVLSRMFLKPRSLKAVSSAERLGSKLARFAVRRSGWVILAALAAVASSFAGAGWVHQQFFPASDRNQCVMDLKLAEGSHLDATDAASQKLEQALLSRPEVVKVTALIGRSVPKFYYNINRIPYSPHLAQLIVETRKREDLTGLLTWTRNYVEAQLPGVELVARKLKQGPPVGAPVEVRIYGNDLEDLNTTAAMVAGKLKKIGGVTDVRHDLGPGAPTIRFNINDAAASRYGLSRADLAQALYGRTRGLPVGELHVGEDPIPVVIRSSAGENLPMDDLASISVAAPDGQLIPLAQVAGIETAWRPAAVRHWNTRRVVTVSSQLMEGYTFSDILAQLEPGIRAMDLPPGVEIGFGGDAEGSGEANTALMKTFPIGLMLLLAVLLAEFNSFRCMFIILATVPLSAAGVVPGLLIGGQPFGFMSMLGIIALVGIVVNNAIVLLEVVENRRRAGAGVGKALEDAVSRRIRPILLTTATTVAGLLPLALSSSTLWPPLASAMISGLLASTLLTLVVVPALYRVMFSPRSFHLPAMGKRGTGVVMSMVIVLAGATAARADGPIRVSLARAMEMAMARPAVASADALVLAAQKAAEAERRTALWPVIGSSASHSWRDRDQAMETPFGAFLAGERNTNAVTVKISQPIFDPAGLLYSAPAARDEARAESLRSEWLRREMAAEAGDACLYILEIDARIDATEAFLKSLAARLDESREMVGVGRALEADALKIELAHDQAHQDMRELKRSREIALVALARAVNYDGHLEPEPAPDLVNHESPSASEAFDMALARRPDLAALKTAIEALEKRRLAVHAGAWPRLDADAAWVWNDPSSYTQKEWCQVSLTLTWTPFAAGTRGPQAAAIAARTGSLRYDLEEARQGINLDVKSVTAAIENGRDAFRVEERGVVQSEETLRVERARYRGGRSTTNDLLDAEAQVRERRTMREIARLRIVRAWIRLWMITGEKELPF from the coding sequence ATGAAAATTGTTGACGCCATTTTGAACCAACGCCGGCTGATCTTGACCCTGGCAGGCGTTCTTTCTATAGTGGGCGCGTTCATGTGGACCACCATGACCCGTCAGGAAGACCCGCGCCTTCCCGATTTCTGGGGGCAGATCGTTGCGGCCTATCCGGGCGCGGACGCAGAAACCGTAGAACGCCTTGTACTGGAACCTATGGAAGACGCCTTGGCCGAAGTATCCGATATCAAAAAGATTGAGGCCACAGCGTATGACGAGATCGCTGTGGTTTTCGTGGAACTGAGAGGGGGCACAGAAGACTTCTCTGAAGCCTGGGACGACGTGCGGGAAGCCCTTGAAACGGCATATGTGGAGTTTCCGGACGGGGCGGCCCCGCCGAGCCTGGACGACGACATGATGGACCAGGACTCCGTGGTGCTGGCCGTGTCAGGCGATCCCGATCCCTTGGTGCTTCTGGACGCTGCCCGGAAGCTGAAGGACGGCCTTCTGGCCCTTTCCATGGTGAGCCGGGTGGAAATAGTTGCCGATCCGGGGGAACAGGTCACCTTGGATCTGGATGACGCGGTGGCCCGGCGCATTGGCGTTGATGCCGTTCAAATGGCGAAGCTGCTTAATGCCCGGAATCAGATCATTGCCGGCGGCTCACTCCGGCTGGAAGATAAAACCGTTCGTCTGCGGCCGCTCTCCGAATTTTCATCCGTGGCGGAGATTGCCCGAACCCAGGTTATGCTTTCTTCAGGAAGTTCAATTCCCCTGGGGGAAATCGCCCGGGTTCATCTGGGACCGGAAGAACCCGCCACTTCCCGGATGCGTGTAAACGGCACGAGAACTCTGGGTATCGCCATAGTTCCCCGCCGGGAGATCAATCTTGTGAATTTTGGGCAGGCCGTCCGGGAGAAGGTCGATGCCATTGCGCCGGCCTTAAGTCCGGTCTCCATACAGGAGGTGACGTTCCAGCCCAAACGCACCGAGGCCAGATTGGGGGAATTAGGCCAGTCTCTCCTCCTCGGAATCCTGATTGTGGGCGGCATTCTGATCCTCGCCATGGGCCTGCGCATGGGCCTGGTGGTCGCCTCCGTGGTGCCCTTGGTTACGCTGTCGTCCCTGGCTGTTTTCGCCTGGGCGGGCGGCGTGCTTCATCAGGTATCCATTGCCTCACTGGTGCTGGCCCTGGGCATGCTTGTGGACAACGCCATCGTGGTGGCGGAGAATATCCAGTGGCGCCTGGACCGGGGCGCCCGCAACGGGGAGGCGGCCGGCGGAGCGGTCCGGGAACTGGCGGTCCCCTTGGCCGGTGCCACAGCCACCACCATGGCCGCGTTTGTTCCTATGCTGATTGCCAAGGGACTCACTGCTGAGTTTACAAAGAGCATTCCCATTGTCATCATGCTGACCTTGTCGGTAAGCTATTTGTTTGCCCTTCTGGTGACACCTGTGCTTTCCCGGATGTTTTTGAAACCAAGATCGTTAAAGGCAGTGTCGTCGGCTGAACGCTTGGGATCGAAACTGGCCCGTTTCGCGGTCCGGCGGTCCGGGTGGGTGATTCTGGCCGCCTTGGCAGCGGTGGCCAGTTCATTTGCAGGCGCCGGGTGGGTGCATCAGCAGTTTTTTCCGGCTTCGGACCGGAACCAGTGCGTGATGGACCTGAAACTGGCCGAGGGATCTCACCTGGACGCCACGGATGCAGCGTCCCAAAAATTAGAACAGGCCCTTCTGTCCCGGCCGGAGGTGGTCAAGGTCACCGCGTTGATAGGCAGAAGCGTTCCCAAGTTTTACTACAACATCAACCGGATTCCCTATAGCCCGCATCTGGCCCAACTCATCGTCGAAACACGGAAGAGGGAAGATTTGACAGGATTGTTGACCTGGACCCGGAATTATGTCGAGGCCCAGCTTCCCGGCGTGGAACTGGTGGCCCGGAAACTCAAACAAGGGCCTCCGGTGGGGGCTCCGGTGGAAGTTAGAATATATGGAAATGATCTGGAGGATCTGAATACCACCGCGGCAATGGTCGCCGGAAAGTTGAAAAAAATCGGCGGTGTCACAGATGTTCGGCACGATCTTGGACCTGGCGCACCAACGATTCGATTCAACATCAATGATGCGGCCGCGTCCCGCTACGGTTTATCCCGGGCGGACTTGGCCCAAGCCCTGTACGGCCGGACCCGGGGGCTTCCCGTTGGTGAACTTCACGTGGGAGAAGATCCCATCCCGGTGGTGATCCGCTCATCCGCAGGAGAAAATCTGCCCATGGATGATCTGGCATCTATTTCCGTGGCCGCTCCGGATGGGCAGCTCATTCCTCTGGCTCAGGTGGCAGGCATAGAGACGGCTTGGCGGCCTGCTGCTGTAAGGCATTGGAACACCCGCAGGGTGGTGACGGTGTCGTCCCAACTCATGGAGGGATATACCTTCAGCGATATTTTGGCACAATTGGAACCCGGGATCAGGGCCATGGATCTTCCCCCGGGTGTGGAGATCGGGTTTGGGGGGGACGCCGAAGGCTCGGGCGAGGCCAATACCGCGTTGATGAAAACGTTTCCTATTGGGCTGATGCTTTTGCTCGCTGTGCTGTTGGCTGAATTCAATTCATTCCGCTGCATGTTCATTATTTTGGCCACGGTGCCCCTTTCCGCTGCTGGAGTCGTGCCCGGCCTGCTTATCGGCGGGCAACCCTTTGGATTCATGTCCATGCTCGGCATAATCGCACTGGTGGGTATCGTGGTCAATAACGCCATCGTGCTGCTGGAAGTGGTGGAAAACCGGCGGCGCGCAGGAGCCGGTGTGGGCAAGGCCCTTGAGGATGCCGTGTCCCGCCGAATCCGTCCCATCCTGCTGACCACCGCCACAACGGTGGCCGGACTGCTCCCCCTGGCACTGTCGTCTTCCACCCTGTGGCCGCCCCTGGCCTCAGCCATGATCTCCGGACTCCTGGCTTCCACGTTGCTGACCTTGGTGGTGGTTCCGGCCCTGTACCGAGTCATGTTCAGTCCAAGATCGTTTCACCTTCCCGCCATGGGAAAGCGGGGCACTGGGGTTGTCATGTCTATGGTTATCGTCCTGGCAGGGGCAACGGCTGCCAGGGCAGACGGACCGATCCGTGTCTCTTTGGCCCGGGCCATGGAGATGGCCATGGCCCGTCCGGCGGTTGCATCTGCGGATGCGTTGGTGCTTGCCGCACAAAAGGCGGCTGAAGCCGAACGTCGAACGGCGCTCTGGCCCGTCATTGGATCATCGGCATCCCATTCATGGCGGGACCGGGACCAAGCCATGGAAACACCCTTCGGGGCGTTTTTAGCTGGTGAAAGAAACACCAATGCCGTCACGGTCAAGATTTCACAACCGATATTTGATCCGGCCGGGCTTCTTTACTCGGCGCCTGCCGCGCGTGACGAAGCCCGGGCAGAGTCTTTGCGGTCGGAATGGCTCCGCCGGGAAATGGCCGCCGAAGCGGGGGATGCTTGTCTATATATCCTGGAGATTGATGCCCGGATTGACGCCACCGAAGCCTTTTTGAAGAGCCTGGCCGCCCGGTTGGATGAGAGTCGGGAAATGGTCGGGGTGGGCCGGGCCTTGGAGGCAGATGCGCTTAAAATCGAGTTGGCCCACGACCAGGCCCATCAGGATATGAGAGAGCTTAAGCGCTCCCGGGAGATTGCTCTGGTGGCCCTGGCCCGGGCTGTGAATTACGACGGGCATTTGGAACCGGAACCTGCCCCGGATCTGGTGAACCACGAATCTCCCTCTGCTTCTGAGGCATTTGACATGGCCCTGGCGCGACGCCCGGATCTGGCCGCCCTTAAAACCGCCATTGAGGCCCTGGAAAAAAGGCGCTTGGCCGTGCACGCCGGCGCCTGGCCTCGACTGGATGCCGATGCTGCCTGGGTTTGGAATGATCCTTCGTCTTATACACAAAAAGAGTGGTGCCAGGTATCGCTCACCCTTACCTGGACGCCTTTCGCCGCCGGGACCCGGGGGCCTCAAGCCGCAGCCATCGCCGCTCGCACAGGTTCCCTTCGGTATGACCTTGAAGAAGCCCGGCAGGGTATAAACCTTGATGTGAAATCCGTAACGGCTGCCATCGAAAATGGCCGGGACGCGTTTCGTGTGGAAGAACGGGGCGTTGTCCAGTCCGAGGAAACCCTGCGGGTGGAGCGCGCCCGTTACCGGGGCGGCCGGTCCACGACAAATGATCTTCTCGATGCTGAAGCCCAAGTCCGAGAACGTCGAACCATGCGTGAAATCGCCCGGCTCAGGATTGTCCGGGCCTGGATTCGATTGTGGATGATTACGGGGGAAAAGGAACTGCCCTTTTAA
- a CDS encoding 2-hydroxymuconate tautomerase has protein sequence MPIVSVKIAKGRTIEQKRNLVQAITDSVVSTLDVKKEWITVIIEEFDRENWATEGELHIDKFGIGCGKETN, from the coding sequence ATGCCGATTGTTTCCGTTAAAATAGCAAAAGGCCGGACCATTGAACAAAAAAGGAATCTTGTTCAGGCTATTACAGATTCAGTAGTTTCAACGTTGGATGTCAAGAAAGAATGGATTACAGTAATAATTGAGGAATTTGACCGGGAAAATTGGGCTACTGAAGGCGAACTACATATTGATAAATTCGGTATCGGATGTGGCAAAGAAACCAACTAA
- a CDS encoding LTA synthase family protein, with amino-acid sequence MARISVKSAVTRFMIVFQLSLISIICFALMRGVLLVRAWPQVDNFSSAWLYIFGQGLIYDTAFISYFYIPFVLFFLLLPNRWLINSKTIRYLIQGGVFLTLYGLGFSMVAEWYFWSEFGVRFNFISVDYLVYRREVTDNILQSYPVVTILTVLLILTGIVFYFIRPAILKNLNATERFKKRMFIAGSLLMLPLLSFCLIDQSQRSVSDNNYVNELASNGPYQLFAAFRNNRLDYRQFYVTGNDHDLSARLKKQVITDESLPQKGNYDIGRYIKVPGAATKLNVMLITVESLSAKYLTRFGQTEDITPFMDKWFKQGMLFTNFYATGTRTTRGLEAITLSIPPTPGRSIVKRPDNSHMYSLGKVFEDLGYDTAFLYGGRGFFDNMNVFFGGNGYRIVDEPCLGSEEITFKNAWGVCDEDLFNRAIHEANQSYTKQKPFFFHIMTTSNHQPFTFPEGKIDLTPGEGRGGSGRSGGVKYTDYALSRLMNQAKKQPWFDNTVFIVVADHCAGSAGKVGLPVKKYHIPMFIYSPKHIRAQEVDTLASQIDLAPTLLSLLNISYDSFFFGKDILSADFKGRALIANYQKLGLLNNEELLFLSPGKQINRMDLGHENCVLEKISKDYPGVKDLMAYYQGADYVFTHRLNRWSRPIKRPELSKVSSLDQDIKFVIYPVSGYSQNHNTFREKS; translated from the coding sequence ATGGCACGTATATCTGTTAAATCCGCCGTAACGCGATTCATGATCGTGTTTCAATTATCCTTGATTTCCATTATCTGTTTTGCGTTGATGCGAGGGGTGCTGCTGGTTCGGGCCTGGCCCCAAGTTGATAATTTTTCATCGGCCTGGCTATACATTTTCGGTCAAGGGCTGATTTACGATACTGCCTTTATCAGTTATTTTTATATCCCCTTTGTCCTGTTCTTTCTATTGCTGCCAAATAGATGGTTAATAAATTCAAAAACCATAAGATATCTGATTCAGGGCGGTGTTTTTCTGACCCTTTATGGTCTTGGGTTTTCCATGGTGGCTGAATGGTATTTCTGGAGCGAATTTGGTGTGCGGTTTAACTTTATCTCCGTGGATTACCTGGTATACAGAAGGGAGGTTACCGACAATATTTTACAATCCTATCCGGTCGTTACCATTTTGACCGTTCTCTTAATCCTCACAGGCATTGTATTTTATTTTATTCGCCCTGCAATTTTAAAAAATCTCAATGCAACAGAACGCTTTAAAAAAAGAATGTTCATTGCGGGCAGCCTGCTCATGCTGCCCTTGTTGTCATTTTGCCTGATTGATCAATCCCAGCGAAGTGTTTCCGATAACAACTATGTCAATGAATTGGCGTCCAACGGTCCATACCAACTGTTTGCCGCATTCCGAAACAACCGGTTGGATTACCGGCAGTTTTATGTCACCGGAAACGATCATGATCTGTCTGCCCGTTTGAAGAAACAAGTAATAACAGACGAGAGTCTCCCGCAAAAGGGAAACTATGATATCGGCAGGTACATCAAGGTACCAGGTGCCGCTACTAAACTCAATGTCATGTTAATAACCGTTGAAAGTCTGAGCGCAAAATATTTGACCCGGTTCGGACAAACAGAAGACATCACACCGTTCATGGACAAGTGGTTTAAACAAGGAATGCTTTTTACCAATTTCTATGCGACGGGCACCCGCACCACAAGGGGGCTGGAGGCCATTACCCTGTCCATTCCCCCCACACCTGGAAGATCCATTGTCAAACGGCCGGATAACAGCCATATGTACAGTCTTGGAAAAGTATTCGAGGATTTGGGATACGACACGGCTTTTCTTTACGGAGGACGGGGATTTTTTGATAATATGAACGTTTTTTTTGGCGGGAACGGATATCGCATTGTGGACGAACCTTGCCTGGGCAGTGAAGAGATCACATTTAAGAATGCCTGGGGAGTGTGCGACGAGGACCTCTTCAATCGGGCCATTCATGAGGCCAACCAGTCATACACGAAACAAAAACCATTTTTCTTTCATATCATGACAACCAGCAACCACCAGCCGTTTACCTTCCCTGAAGGCAAAATTGATCTGACACCCGGAGAAGGCCGGGGCGGCAGCGGGCGGTCCGGCGGCGTGAAATATACCGATTACGCCCTGAGCCGGTTAATGAATCAGGCAAAAAAACAGCCCTGGTTTGATAATACCGTATTTATTGTCGTAGCGGATCACTGCGCCGGCAGTGCCGGGAAAGTCGGCCTGCCGGTAAAGAAATACCATATCCCGATGTTTATCTATTCGCCAAAGCATATCCGGGCACAAGAGGTGGATACCCTGGCAAGTCAGATTGATCTGGCCCCCACCCTTCTATCCTTGTTGAATATTTCCTATGACAGTTTCTTTTTTGGCAAGGATATATTATCTGCGGACTTTAAAGGCCGCGCCCTCATCGCCAATTACCAGAAACTGGGGCTGCTCAATAATGAAGAACTGCTGTTTTTGTCTCCGGGAAAACAAATCAACCGGATGGACCTGGGTCATGAAAATTGCGTCCTTGAAAAAATATCCAAGGATTATCCCGGCGTCAAAGACCTTATGGCCTATTATCAAGGGGCGGATTATGTGTTCACCCACCGGTTGAATCGATGGAGCAGACCCATTAAGCGTCCGGAACTAAGCAAAGTCTCTTCTCTGGATCAAGACATAAAATTTGTTATTTACCCGGTATCCGGTTATTCTCAAAATCATAATACCTTCAGGGAAAAATCTTGA